The following coding sequences are from one Mytilus trossulus isolate FHL-02 chromosome 8, PNRI_Mtr1.1.1.hap1, whole genome shotgun sequence window:
- the LOC134682002 gene encoding interleukin 17-like protein, with product MNYFDVFCYISVLVSTYFNNAQSCNCTEPSQKDLENRFKSINNNLNMKSLFMYEGWENSTINNKFEELVNQSTEYGNSGTCPKRHMKTAESLSLRTSCPWFPHIDTIETRYPKTIYVAKTHCKSCITTDSLQNTYCKPLKHTIKVLIRGNDIVNGICQYEEAKFNVPIAFVCTRIFEKVNDHELTSIPLSFFRKTLWRQRLLSGRETTTTLPISVTQNQVG from the exons ATGAATTACTTTGAT gttttctGTTATATATCAGTATTAGTTTCGACATATTTCAACAATGCACAGAGCTGTAATTGCACAGAGCCATCACAGAAGGATCTTGAAAACAGAtttaaatctataaataataatCTAAACATGAAATCTTTATTCATGTATGAAGGCTGGGAAAATTCTACAATTAACAACAAATTTGAGGAACTGGTTAACCAATCAACAGAGTATGGGAATAGTGGTACATGCCCAAAGAGACATATGAAAACAGCAGAGAGTTTGAGTTTACGAACCTCTTGTCCATGGTTTCCACACATTGATACCATTGAGACCAGATATCCAAAGACTATATATGTAGCTAAAACCCACTGTAAATCATGTATAACAACAGATAGTCTTCAAAATACATATTGCAAACCACTTAAACATACTATTAAAGTTCTAATAAGAGGCAATGACATTGTCAATGGTATATGTCAATATGAAGAAGCCAAATTTAATGTACCGATAGCTTTTGTTTGTACAAGAATATTCGAGAAAGTGAATGACCATGAACTCACTTCTATACCATTAAGCTTTTTCAGAAAAACCTTATGGAGGCAAAGATTACTAAGTGGTCGTGAAACGACAACAACTTTACCAATTAGCGTCACGCAAAATCAAGTTGGGTAA
- the LOC134727806 gene encoding uncharacterized protein LOC134727806, translating into MTERKRILSSHSKEIVYNVSKFFESQIQQPTSTPVKAHTERAAEATLVSEATIRRIRREKNEKGRLFSPERQKVRGPYKPVDDFDKCAIRQKINEFYTVRRQLPTIDRLYEPLKCDINFPGSKSLLLKIVKELGFKWKRSQTKRRVLIEKDAIVEKRIQYLNRIKDYRKKGMNLVFIDETWIDTAYTAKKCWQHEDECGVLEPVSRGQRLIIVHGGGMLGFVPNALLIYKAKSCTGDYHHEMNGKNFKKWFTEKLLSNLPEKSVLIMDNASYHSVQFDKCPTTNTKKANIQAYLRLHEIQFDNKLLRPQLLALAKANNQTPKYVIDNIAREKGHEILRLPPYHPDLNPIELIWNQVKQSVASRNVTHRIDDVLKLAHEAVADITVSDWEKTCRHVAIIEEEYRKRDIVIDEQMERLIIDLADSSDSDSDINDHA; encoded by the coding sequence ATGACCgagcgtaaacgaatactttccTCTCATTCAAAAGAAATAGTCTACAACGTGTCAAAGTTTTTTGAGTCGCAGATTCAGCAACCGACATCCACGCCAGTAAAAGCACACACAGAAAGAGCAGCAGAAGCTACCCTGGTTAGCGAGGCTACTATACGGAGAATTCGACgtgagaaaaatgaaaaagggaGACTTTTTTCACCAGAAAGACAGAAAGTAAGAGGTCCATATAAGCCTGTTGATGACTTCGATAAATGTGCCATAAGACAGAAGATTAATGAATTTTACACAGTTCGTCGTCAGTTGCCAACCATTGATAGACTTTATGAACCGCTAAAGTGTGACATTAATTTTCCCGGCAGTAAATCACTACTTCTGAAAATTGTGAAGGAACTTGGTTTCAAGTGGAAGCGCTCTCAAACAAAGAGAAGGGTTCTGATCGAGAAGGATGCCATCGTTGAAAAGCGAATTCAATATTTGAACAGAATAAAAGATTACCGCAAGAAAGGTATGAACTTGGTGTTTATAGATGAGACGTGGATTGACACTGCATATACTGCAAAGAAATGTTGGCAACATGAAGATGAATGCGGGGTTTTAGAACCAGTAAGCCGTGGACAACGTCTTATCATCGTTCACGGGGGCGGAATGTTGGGATTTGTACCAAATGCATTACTGATTTACAAGGCTAAATCTTGTACTGGTGACTACCATCACGAGATGAATGGTAAGAACTTTAAAAAGTGGTTTACAGAAAAACTCTTGAGCAACCTACCCGAAAAGAGCGTTTTAATAATGGACAATGCATCATACCATTCTGTACAGTTTGACAAATGTCCAACAACTAATACCAAGAAAGCAAATATTCAGGCTTATCTTCGATTACACGAAATACAGTTTGACAATAAACTTCTTCGACCGCAGCTTCTTGCTTTAGCAAAAGCCAACAACCAAACGCCAAAATATGTTATAGACAATATCGCCAGAGAGAAAGGACATGAAATTTTACGTCTCCCTCCTTATCATCCAGATCTAAATCCTATAGAACTGATATGGAACCAAGTAAAACAAAGTGTCGCCTCAAGAAACGTTACCCACAGGATTGACGATGTTTTAAAACTTGCACACGAAGCAGTGGCAGATATCACAGTTTCTGATTGGGAGAAAACTTGCCGTCATGTTGCAATTATCGAagaagaatacagaaaaagagACATTGTAATCGACGAACAAATGGAGAGATTGATAATTGATCTGGCAGACAGCAGTGACAGTGATAGTGACATTAACGACCATGCTTAA